In Actinomycetota bacterium, the DNA window GTTTTTATGCAATCATAATAGACTGCATTTAATTTTCCCTTCTTTTCTTCCACTATTGCCACACCTGTTGTTGCTATTCCGGGATCAACTCCTAATGCTTTCAAAGTTTCTCCATTAACTCATCTGGTATTTCAAAATTTGTATAAATCTCCTGAACATCATCCTGTTCATAAAGTGCATCTATTAGTTTAAGAGCTTTTAATGTTTTTGATTCATCAAGCAATTTATAATTCTTAGGAATAAGAATAATTTCTGTTGAATCAGTTGATAAGCCTTTTTCAATTAAAAAATCTTTGATTTTCATAAGCTTAGTTGGTTCTGTATAAATTTCATAATAATCCTTTTCTATAATTACATCATCTGCTCCTGCATCAATAGCTAATAACAAGATCTCATCTTCATCAATGTTAGAACCATCTTTTAAACTGATAACACCTTTCTTATTAAACATCCATCCCACACATCCCGTTGAGCCAAGATTGCCATTGTGTTTAGTAAATATGTTTCTCATTTCTGAAGCTGTTCTTTTTCTATTATCAGTCATAGCTTCAACTATTACTGCAATTCCTTCAGGTCCATATCCCTCATATACAACTTTCTCTAAATCATATCCACCAACCTTACCAATACCTTTTTTAATAGCCCTCTTTATATTATCTTTTGGCATATTGAATTCTTTTGCTTTCTGAATTGCATTGGCTAATGCTATATTCTGATTTGGATCACCACCTCCCTCTTTAGCAGCAACTATAATTACTTTCGTTAATTTAGAAAAAAGTCTTCCTCTTTTTGCGTCTTCTTTTGACTTT includes these proteins:
- a CDS encoding YebC/PmpR family DNA-binding transcriptional regulator, coding for MSGHSKWKTIKHKKSKEDAKRGRLFSKLTKVIIVAAKEGGGDPNQNIALANAIQKAKEFNMPKDNIKRAIKKGIGKVGGYDLEKVVYEGYGPEGIAVIVEAMTDNRKRTASEMRNIFTKHNGNLGSTGCVGWMFNKKGVISLKDGSNIDEDEILLLAIDAGADDVIIEKDYYEIYTEPTKLMKIKDFLIEKGLSTDSTEIILIPKNYKLLDESKTLKALKLIDALYEQDDVQEIYTNFEIPDELMEKL